AAGTGAACTAGAGTGTGGAGAGTGTTTCACAAACATACCTCTTAGCAGTCATTATCAAATTTGCAATGCCCTGCCCAATGAGGCCACACCCAAATCCAACTGAGCCATACAAGAATCCCTGGAAGTCAAGAAAGGGAAATAGGTTACAACACTAAAATTTAACTGCTTCAAGAACTATAGAATGGCTCAATACTTGGACAATAACGAAACAAATGGAACCAAAATAACAGATTGTGAATCAGGACTTGAAACGGACTCCCATTGAAACAAATTCTAATCCAAAATCTATCATCTGTATATCCTGAAAGTACCAAAGGACAGCCCGgagcactaagctcccgctacgCGCGGGGTccgggaagggccggaccacaagggtagTATGCagccttaccttgcatttctgcaagaggccgTTTCCACGGCTCGGACCCCTGACCTcttggtcacatgacaacaactttaccagttacgccaaggctccccttcataTCCTGAAAGTACCAAGATCATCTAAAAGATAGCAAAGAAGTTCAATCACATGTTATACCTTGTAAAAGTATGTCGCAATACGCTGCTGCAATGTGAATTTACAGCCTGGCCTCTTAGCTTCAAAAACGCTGCACAAAATGGATATTCAGAAATCAGAACCAGCAACACCTCTATTATCAGCTATCATAACATCGTGAAGATAGACCATCAAACCTAACCAACAAAAGAACAGAGGATGCACTGATTGTGTTCTTCCCAATTTTCACATAGATTCTCTCACCCTTCTGTAATCAAATCATTTGTCTTAAGCTAAGCGAACAAGAGAACTTTCAAAAATCAAAGTTCTAGCAGGCACTTAAGGCAGCCAATACCTTTTACGGAGAATGCCGTAATACCCATAACCAGGTCCATTTCTACGAAAAGCTTGGTCACTTTCATAACATGTTTTAGTCCTAAAATGGCGAAGCTTGCCACAGTAATCCTAATAGTCAGCAGAAGTAACATACTCAAAAGAAGGAATCAGCCGCTGAAGGCCAACAGGATACATGTttttaaaaaggagaaaaaaaaaccTCGAGAATATAAGGGTGATTAGACACAGCCCTGGCTAACTAAGAAGAGATATTGGCCCTTGACCAAGGCTGTCCATGCAAATAAAACATATGGGCTTGTGCCTTAATATCTAACCCACAAAAGTTTTAATTTTTAGGCACATAAAAATAGCTAACCATTCTCAAAGTCTCTTATTGAAGTATGGAGAAACTCGTGGTGTTAAGAGTATGGTTTGGTCAAAAACTATCTCAAAAAGGTATAGTCTTAGTTGATGCTTCTTCACTGACGATGACAGAGTATCTGGATCACGATTTCCTGATTTCATCGTTTAATCAACTAAAGTGAAAGTCTAATATCCCGGCATGTTGTGTAGTCCGCTTATGTGGCATTAAAATCTTCAATCTTGTCACAGCTTGCCAGCTGGATCTACTAAAGAAGACGCGTAAGGATTCTATTATCCAAGTCAATCACCACTCTTTTACAGAGGTGGATCTAGGATTTCTAGTACATGGGTGCACTACTAAAAAAAGGGGAGAAAAAATGCATCTAGGGGGAATTGATCCCTATGCCTCTTGGTAATTAACTCAACTTTTAACCAAGTGCACCATTCAACCTTCTTGGAGCATGGGTATCGACAGTTAATATTATAGCAATTTTAGAAAATATGTACATAAGATATCTAATTCTACGAAGAGACCATGGGTTCACGTGCCCCATAAATACACCTATAAATCCACCCCTGCTCTTACATCCACCAGATCTTAAATGACCTTTATACGACACAAAATCCAATCGGAGAATCTTGAACCAATTTACTCTTTCCATTAGTAGGTAGTTAAGTCTAGTCTAAAACTTTCTTAATCTGATCCCCGAATAGCAACATACTGTTAgaatccaaagaaaatatttcaaTCTTTACTCTTTGTTGGGATCCTACATATCAAAGCCTCCGCTGAACAGATTATGTTAGTATATTTGATGGGCTCCAAAGAGGTAAACATATTTTTTTCTGACAAGTTTCCGCAGAGGCATTCATTTCTAGATTGCATAGACCCCATTGTATGCTCTTTAGTTTCAATTTCAATGTACCAATGGCAAAATGCATCCACAAAGTTTTGACACCTCTCGATTAAGACAGGAATGGAATGAAGAATAAATCGGAAGCGATCAATCGGATACAACAAGGAGATATATTCATTCTAAACTTAACTGGTTGATTTAAAATGTTTTTACCATTGTATTGATAGTACAATTCATCTCACTTAAGAGTTTGTCCATTAGTTTGTAACCATTGCTTTTCCATTTGAAACCATGTGCGAAAACACAAAAAGGAACTCCAGATAATTCACAGAATGTGGATAAGGTTTATAAGACATCATGGGCGAAGCCAAATGGTCATAAGGGTGGTCACGtcgaaaaattaaaaattacactaTGTATATAGCTACAATATTACGTTCTAGAGGTTTATAATACATATTGAACACCCTCTGTTGgaatttttttcacttcttttaaatttgaataccCTTGGAGAAATTCTTAGCTTTGCCACTGGTTATGACCATGGTGCATCTGCATGAGAGAATTTCATGAACGAGAATTATTCTCTGTATCTAGCCTACTGAACTATCTCTCAGAAGAACGTCGAAGCTGTTACTCTGACACAATTAATGTAGGTACTAGATGTTATGCAACATCCCAAATCATGAGATCAGAAAGTACAAAAGTTGGAATTCTACCTGCTTGGGAGAGCTCCACAAGCATGTCGAAAGCGTCCGAAAGAGCTGCTTGAAACGGACTGCTTGCCTATTCGGACATAAGGAGCCAACATGCCTACCAATGCAACGTCAACAACAATTCCAACTAAAAGATCTGCAGCATACAACTCAAACTCTGCCCAGAAATCCTTTCCCCTTTTCTGAACCTCTGCAAATGTTGCACAACAAGAGTCGATAACAATCTGCAATACATCAGATTAGGTATAAACTGCCACTGTCAAATCAGGTTTAAGAACTTTAATAATCAAAACTGTTAGCTACCAGTTCTTAAACTAATGTACAAATTTACCCGTCAATTAAACTGTTTATTAATCCATTTGGGACAACCAACATTACCAACTTACAACCAATATATTTCCTCAGCtttgaattctttttttttaagtaTCTTAAATGCATGCATAGCCCTTTGGTTCCTCTTGTTCCTTTTTTATTAGTAATTCTATTATGTTTTTGCTCGTTTGTGACTCATGGATTATTGTCCCTAGAGAACTATTTACAATTTCATCCAATAGTAACATAGAGTTGCTTCAAATGGTCAAAAAATTGTCCACACAACTTAATAAAAGATACTAACATATTCCATAATCACTTATTACAAGCTTTGCACTTGAGTCATGCACACCTCACAGTAGCTACTTAGTACCCTAAATGATACAATGCAAGTCAAGCACATATCACAATCACTGAGCTTAAAGAATGAAATATTTGTGGCAAGTTTGTCAATCTGATACCAATCACCAAACCTCCTCATGGCATTAGTGATTAGCCACATGTCCATAACAAAGTACAAGTACAGCCATCCCATCTTTAACTTTTATATTTTgacaagtaaaacaaaaaataGCTCCCAGATTAAGTCAAAACTAACCTCTGTTCCGACTTTAAACAAAAACGACGGATCAGCAAGCATTCGATTTCTCAGCATTGAGCAATGTCTCATAAAAAATCCCAGCGGCCAAGCTGAACCCTGCATGTCAAATACCATTTCAAAATGGATTTGTTATATATACTGAAAGTGTAAAATGAATTTTACACTATCAATGTAGTTTAACCTGCAATAGTACGTTACTTAACATTTTTACCAGGTATCAATTAATGTTCATTATAGAGATTACCTGCAATTACTTAATAAGTGATAGGattgtgtaaaaaaaaaaattacaccgTCACTGTACACAACTTAAACTCTTTGAATGAACTTGAACGTTCAGCACCAAAAGATTACATTTTTTGCACCTGCAAATCCAAGTAACGACTAAGAATCAAACTCCGGAGCCCTGTAGTCTTAGCAGCTTCCAACATATCACTGGGCAAACTCGCTCCTCGCTTCTCAGCCTCTTTGATCACCTCATCGAACTTTACAATCGGTCCAAATTCTTCCTCTTCGTAATCACCGTCATCTCCATCGCCGTCACCTCCGCTGCCGCCGTTGTCAGGTGGAAATCCTCCTTTGTCGTCACCTCCATCAGCTGTTCTGATGATGGACTCTTGTCCGGTACATTTGATTATGAAAATTTGATCATCTTTTGCAATTGAATGATTTAAAGATACGAACTTTGATGAATTCGAGAGTCTCAAAagaatgaatttggaaatttGCGTGTTGTTCGAGTTGGATGGAGAAATCGAATGATTTGATATATGGAAAAGTGGTGATTGAAGCAGGGCCATTGTTGATGAAATTGCGAATGTCACTTTGAAGTTTCAGAGCGAGGAATGAATGTAGAGTGTTTTGTAATAGTACAGAGTAGGAATAGAACAGCGTACGAGGAAATGGCATTAACATTGGTAATTGCAGGTTGCAGCCCTAAGTTCGATATTGACGTTTGTTGTCGGATTGTGCGGGGAACTAATTATGGGGTTGGCTAATGTCGACCTTCTCTGCATGACGTGTTGCATGCATATTGGCAGAATACGTAAACCCCGCCCCCAAACTTGAAATTGTTTATTCGGACCTCGTCGCACAGCCCTActcattcggatcggatatccgaaatccgaaccgatccattcaattttgaatttcgaatttcggattggatcggatttcgaattatgtttattaaaatttcggatcggatttcggatcggtATATTTAAATCCAAttcaatccgaaatccgaaattattaggacatgtataaatactacgctttaatttacatcaacctccaagttattacccttacaattgctagatttagctatattggcaccatagtactctcataattgcataaacatgaatttttcttaatgtattgcctcttttacaaagaaaatatacatattagtttaactttgaggcataataatacgatccgatatccgatccgatccaaactttaaaatacgatccgatccgatccgatataattcggatcggattcggattgcattttctagaatccgaaatccgaaattcgaatccgaaatatgctaaatccgatccgatccgatccgtgcacagccctacGCACAAGGCTTGCTAGTATGATTTGCATCTCTTGTGACCTAATGCACAATGAGCATTAGCTTATTTtgtcattgcaaatataatctttTGTTTTACTTATTTTGCAATATTCTTTCCTTCTGGGAATTTTAAAAAAGTGTTGTCTAACAAGTCAATTCAAATTTGCAACCAAATTTAATATGCCCTTCTAAAATTTGAAAAGTAACCAGTTAGTACAAACAAGTTTAAGAGTTCCCACAAATTGAAAATAATGAACGTAAAGCACTATATATACTTCTTTTAGGAAATAATTGGTCCCATCGCAATAAAGTGTTTGGACCTCGATTTTATGGCCACAATTAGCACATACACTTGTgctaatttgaaaaataaaacatgaatacCTGATCATGTCACTTTACAGAACTCTTCATGAAGCTGTACATGTATAAGGGAGAATTTGGACATCATAATCCTATTGTATTGTTCCAAGGAAGGAACAAATATTTACTAAGTATCAGCTGAGTTCTATGTTTGTACAAGATTCATAACGTTCAACAAGAGAGTACCAGCTTCTGCGATCAGGCTTTCACCATTCCAAAATTGGACAAAAGTAGTTCTTTTGTCCAAGCGTGAGGGTTGTATGTTAAGTAACAAACTCAATTTGGTCTCTCTGAGGGAAATATAAGGTGCTCGTGCCTCCAATTATCACGGGATGAATCTTTTCCAAACATGTAACCCAAAATTTTCCGGGGCCGTGGATAAATATTTCTAAAGGCCATTCCTTCAGGTGTATGGATGTCCAACCTTAGTGTtttcatcataaaatcaaaacaaagagGAACTTTTACGGTGTCTTGAGCTTCTCGGTTGCTCTATGGATGATCTTGGGGTTGGACCTGTGCTTTCAACCACGTCTGCTTGAGTGTCTGACGATTGGGGAAGCAGCTTGCATCCAATCTTTCGGGCAAGAAAGCGCGGGGAACTGAGGTAACTGTGCGACTTTGTGACCTTTCTCATCTCTTGTTTGATTTTGCTGaattcttcttcaagttcacCAACCCTGGACTTCATCCTTTCTAAGTCCACCTTTAGACCCTGGTTCTCACGCACGACTGTGACCCATCCATCTCTCTGTACAATTTGACCTGCCATGTCAGTGGGGCCAGTGACAGTGACAGGAGCTGCAGGGGCACTTTCTGTGTCCAAGACATGGAGACAGCCAGCTAGAGCTGTTCTCAGCTGCAATTGCTCGAAGAACAGGACTTGGAGAACTACTCGAAGAGGCAACCTGTCATTCTGGGATGCATGTGCACAAGCATCAATCGAGAGCTTCTGAAAGTCGATTATGTTGCAAAGCTGCTCCTTTTCTTTATCTGAGAGCCAAGGATGCGCCTATACAATTTCATTTTAATCCATTAAGAATCTCGTTCAGAACTTCCAAAAGGTTTGAATATTACAAGGTTTCACAGTGCAGAGTTAAAATCAATTTAGCTCTAGATCATCAATGAGGTAAATAACAAGCACAGTGAAAAGACATACGTCTTAAGACTACACAAACAGAAAACTAAGCTAGAAAATCAGTCAGCATAAAAAAGATTAAGAAGCTTTACTTGATGCAATTTGCTTTTGACTAGAGCTCTGTCCTCAGATATGAAAGACTGTTTAATTGGAATAGTGCATTTTCAGACAATAGGTATGCTAGGACACGTAATGAAACACGAAAGCACAGCCATCCATGGAATAGAATAAAAGGACTAACCATTATGTGGCAGTAAATTAGCAGGTAAATAAACTAATCACAAACAATCAGCTATATCATCATTAGCACAAAGTGAGGCAGTGACTGAATCAAACCTTAAAGTATATATCTATAGCTCTGTATAGCCCATCATGCAGAGATCTTGAAGATTCTGGGAGAGCTTCAGCAAGTGAACGAATTTTTCCAGGCTTTAGGTTCACATCAGATGCAACTTCTGCAATATAGCTGTCTACCAGCTTCGCCACTCTCCTTAAAGGGTCAGATGATGGTGATGTTCTTATCTCAAATGAAGATGGAGCAGGTGTTGTGGCGATCCCAGGTTCAGAAGATATAAAATGATGAATCATTCGTTCAACACAATCAGTGTGATATAATGTATCAGAATCTGAGTAGGAAGGTATCAGCAAACCATCAAGGGATGCTAGGTCCAATTGCATTCCTATTCTCCTCTCCAGCGAGTCCTGGCATGTGTGGTTCACACCAAGAATCAACGCAACTCGCAGAAGTCCCAACAAGAAACGGCAAAAAGATTTTCCCTTCAATTCTGGAAGCAGTTTCACAACACTTTCTAGGAGAACTTTCTGATCAACGGCAGCGGGTGTCATACTAAAACTAGCAACTGTTCTAGTTTTACCACTTTGCCCACTCTGCCACCGGCCAAGTCCTGGAAGGTACTTTCTACAGTAGTACATCATAGCACCTGCTAAATTTTCATGTCTAATACCTCTGGCTTCCATTGTTTGAATTAGTCTCTGAAATAATGGTACAGAAAGATATGAGATGTCTTCGAACCACCAGTCAGATTCAATGGTTTGGATTCTAGCACCAGTGTTAATTCCATTCCACAATATACTACCTCCAGGGCTCTGTAAGCTGCCATACATCAACATAGGCCATCCAAATAAACTAGGATCTGTGCAGACCATCACAGAGAGCGCATTCAAGCATTTACTAATGATCTCTAGCTTATCTGCTTTTGGAATGACAGGATCACAAGTTTGGAGAGCCAATATGCAATCTTTCCAATTCCTAATAGTATTCTTATGAAAGTAAGCATCTGCCTTCAACAGTAAATTATCTTCTCCATACTCCTCCGTCATCTCCAAGTAGTCTGCTGCACAATAAATCATTACAATGTTCCTCGGGGTATGATCTACTCGAATACTGTAGCAGAATTTAACTGCGACCAGAAATCTGTCACTCCCACCAGGGAAGTCTTCCAAAGTTATCAGCAAATTCCCTTCATGCGGACCTTGAGCTGCTTCTAGTATTTTGGCAATCCTCCCACATCTTGACATAAGTGGAAACTGTAGACGGAGCATTTTTCGGCTGTTAGGCACGACTTGGTGTAGAGAAGTTAAATTTGATTTAAAAAGGTGAGTCGGGGAGTCCATATAAATTCAGCAATACTTGATCATGATAGGATTCAGAACAAGAAACAGCATTAAGACAAACTAGTAATGATTGGGAGGAAAATTCAAAGCAAGCATATTGACAATCACCCTTGAGAAGAGTACAGTTACTTTGTAGAGTTGACACTATAGTCATCTTCTACATATCACTGATTGCACACACCAGTTCTAAACTGGGGCTTGCATCACTTTGTGAATTCTGAAAAATCCTATTAGATGAAACTAAGTTGCCACAAACATTAGCATTCCAGTTTATTTCGGCTCCAAAGTTCCGTCATTTTCTGAATCATTGCAACAAAAACTAGCTGATTGGTGAGAAAAAGTGAAGCTCGTTAGTGACTTTGTCAGTCAAACATCCACTGCTTGGGAGAAGCAAGAATTAGGAAGGAAGAAATACTGAAATTCAATTAGAATAAGCCATCGGCAAGAATTGAAAAGGGCATGATGAGAATTTTGAGTACTCATCAAAAAGAAGGCAAGAACTGAAGAGGGCATGATGAATAAGAATATAATGGAATGAATAAGGTATTAAAAACTACTCTTTTTTTTCCGACTTAAaaaat
The Nicotiana sylvestris chromosome 11, ASM39365v2, whole genome shotgun sequence DNA segment above includes these coding regions:
- the LOC104210260 gene encoding protein RETICULATA-RELATED 1, chloroplastic — its product is MALLQSPLFHISNHSISPSNSNNTQISKFILLRLSNSSKFVSLNHSIAKDDQIFIIKCTGQESIIRTADGGDDKGGFPPDNGGSGGDGDGDDGDYEEEEFGPIVKFDEVIKEAEKRGASLPSDMLEAAKTTGLRSLILSRYLDLQGSAWPLGFFMRHCSMLRNRMLADPSFLFKVGTEIVIDSCCATFAEVQKRGKDFWAEFELYAADLLVGIVVDVALVGMLAPYVRIGKQSVSSSSFGRFRHACGALPSSVFEAKRPGCKFTLQQRIATYFYKGFLYGSVGFGCGLIGQGIANLIMTAKRSIKKTEEDIPVPPLIKSAALWGFFLAVSSNTRYQIINGLERLVEASPVAKRVPPVAMAFTVGVRFANNIYGGMQFVEWAKVSGVQ
- the LOC104210261 gene encoding BTB/POZ domain-containing protein At3g44820 — translated: MAPAGKVTGFCREGNDWFCNASLVSDVTLVVDGVNFHLHKFPLMSRCGRIAKILEAAQGPHEGNLLITLEDFPGGSDRFLVAVKFCYSIRVDHTPRNIVMIYCAADYLEMTEEYGEDNLLLKADAYFHKNTIRNWKDCILALQTCDPVIPKADKLEIISKCLNALSVMVCTDPSLFGWPMLMYGSLQSPGGSILWNGINTGARIQTIESDWWFEDISYLSVPLFQRLIQTMEARGIRHENLAGAMMYYCRKYLPGLGRWQSGQSGKTRTVASFSMTPAAVDQKVLLESVVKLLPELKGKSFCRFLLGLLRVALILGVNHTCQDSLERRIGMQLDLASLDGLLIPSYSDSDTLYHTDCVERMIHHFISSEPGIATTPAPSSFEIRTSPSSDPLRRVAKLVDSYIAEVASDVNLKPGKIRSLAEALPESSRSLHDGLYRAIDIYFKAHPWLSDKEKEQLCNIIDFQKLSIDACAHASQNDRLPLRVVLQVLFFEQLQLRTALAGCLHVLDTESAPAAPVTVTGPTDMAGQIVQRDGWVTVVRENQGLKVDLERMKSRVGELEEEFSKIKQEMRKVTKSHSYLSSPRFLARKIGCKLLPQSSDTQADVVESTGPTPRSSIEQPRSSRHRKSSSLF